A window of Gossypium hirsutum isolate 1008001.06 chromosome D13, Gossypium_hirsutum_v2.1, whole genome shotgun sequence genomic DNA:
gtacacgggctaaattccaaatttacaaGAACTAAGGGATTTATGGCATACTTTAacctaacataaaaaataaaaataaaaggattataGTTTGGCCCCTACAAAAATGctagaattttaatttagtcattttgaaaaccataaaaaaaaatataaaccaatacaaagataaaattacattttaacttttataaaaacatataatttaatctCAGGTCCTCTCCATTAGACCTGTCTTTAGGGTAGGCCACCCGGCCCAACCGGAGGGCCCGCTCGAAAAGTGagaggatttgggtaaaaatatagatcCAAAAATGGGCTTCAGCAAAAAACAAGGCCCGTTTAAGAAACGGACCGAGCCTCGAGTAAGACTTTTTTGGCCTAAACCCGacctaaatttgtaaaatttaaaaaaattactttttttgttgtttttttttactattttgttattattttcttgttgtttgcTCACTATTTTGTCACCATTTCATTaatatgttgctactattttattgttattgtttggatattgtataactcttgttttattagtaattttgttactattttagaggcatttgcttgttaagttgcacctattttagtattatttaagtatacataatttttttaatttatttttagtttgttgagaaatatttattttaatgtttttagtatttttgatgtattatatatatatttaaaaattatataaaaattaacatgGGCCAACCAACTAGACCcgacttttaacatttttatccgaaTTAGGCTTAGacaattttagacccatttttcgGGTCGAGCCAAACCCAGACCTAATAAAGGAATCTAAGATTTTGGTTGAACCGGCCTGGCACATGGAAACGTCTACTCTCCATGGGGTGGGTGGTTGAGTTAAGCTCTTGTATGAGTGGGTACCTTTTACTTCCTTATCTTGTTTTTCTTATCCACACACCCTACAACACTTTGCTCCCACAATCTCTATCTGCAATTGTGAATGGATTTCCTCCTATTACAAACAAACATCAGCAAAACATAAGGCAATGGCCACTACTACAGCCACCTGTTTTCACTTACAAAACATACCATCATCACCATGGGTGAACAACACCAGCAGAATAACAACATACAAAGCCATGGATGGATCATTAAGAGCTTCAAACCCCCGAACCCAAACATTCATTAAACCCGTGAAatgtagtagtagtagtagtagcgGAAATGAGATAGGCATAGCCGATTTCATCGGTGGAGATCTATTAAAATTCGATTTAGGGCAATGGCTATCGGATGTAGAACAACACAAAGCCCTTGCTATTTACACCCCTCACGAAGGTGGCTACGAGGGTCGTTACTTTACACGGCTTCGACACCAGGGTTACTATTTCCTCGACCTTACTGCTCGTGGCCTTGGTGATCCCGAAACTACACTCACTAAGATCCATCCTGTTTGCCCTGTATGCATATGCTTTCAATCCTCTCTATTATTTTAACTTTGGTGCTTTCTCTATTTACtacaagtttttttaattaaatttatagcCTCATGTTGGGAAGCAACCAATAGCAAGGTGGTATTTCCCACCGGAAGTTGATTATAGGCTCCAAGCTTTGCCTCCTAATGCTAAAGGACTTATCGTCTGGGTAATCGAAGCCAaggtatatatattgaattagCATCTTTTTTGGGTTAAATTCTGCTCTACTTTTCAAATTGGTAAGATTTAGTCCCCTACTTTTGgaattttgaaattaggtaaGCAACATTAGTAAGTAACCTAATTATAGGTTTTTCCTTTTATCCttcaattataaaaagttacaaaatggtcactaaattattcaattttatctttctGTCATCGGTTGGCTAACATAAAAAAATGGAAACATCCAAAAATTCATGATAATTGGGTgtctattttgtaacttttcataattggatgaccaaaaaagaaagaaaaaacatagatgggtgactactaatgtagtttgccctttgaaattttagtcttaattaacccaaacaataacaattaaatttattttggttaaatgTAATTACTAGTCATGACTCATGTATTATGTGTACagttgtagatttagttcatATTATATAATTAGATCATCCTAAGTttctatacttttcgaatttagAAATTTCAGTCTTGACGCAAATGACAGTCATTAATTATCTACTGAATTTGTAGTGAGTAGTACGTGGAAATAACAAATTGGCACAACAttatacatatgataatatgttt
This region includes:
- the LOC107918708 gene encoding NAD(P)H-quinone oxidoreductase subunit N, chloroplastic; protein product: MATTTATCFHLQNIPSSPWVNNTSRITTYKAMDGSLRASNPRTQTFIKPVKCSSSSSSGNEIGIADFIGGDLLKFDLGQWLSDVEQHKALAIYTPHEGGYEGRYFTRLRHQGYYFLDLTARGLGDPETTLTKIHPVCPPHVGKQPIARWYFPPEVDYRLQALPPNAKGLIVWVIEAKVLSKSELQFLALLPTLRPKVRVIAECGNWRKFMWKPLKEIAGLTAEDGA